In the genome of Triticum urartu cultivar G1812 chromosome 5, Tu2.1, whole genome shotgun sequence, one region contains:
- the LOC125508063 gene encoding uncharacterized protein LOC125508063, producing MGESLSEEGGGTTDKMGKQDNDVSRAVVEDDTALLLAAVDSIKKAALGRLRNGSDAARILDQDMSNRLLHLACRHDAAECARLLLDGEYGITPASVDARDPLTRTPLHVAAEGHSKRCIQLLLSRNARTDVRLLDGTRLVALEVALMSRRVQVDWSQDNSVEDLLAYLQQKDLNAVRLLAEKTREVGEVAYRYAMEGRVAALAMLLLVTEERISAMVSVVIDGVRTKRSIYNSVVDEVLSIGEASAREGNEMRRKALLCEIQLLNQFGATVWRDRKVDRRSLPPLLRAAKAGDMNVTKMLLMGDVDVNETDPEGNTALHWCLSSSSSTQEPRIVWLLQKNGARVFQGNKLGLTPVHSAAAKGNYKALQSLLLHAQDCVDIPSKTKETPLFLAVKNGSLSCVRLLLRYGANPKAQNLRKQRPIDVATSQDMRFLLNSANVVPMNHGSMEKNHAMKKERHKELLDDDFDDCDNDDYYESYVVPKASVGHRDFRVKSKGHSTPKEGPKLSRHNDHWEKHDYTRKIFVGGLPLSVDDAYLSKFFSTEFGPVEEAIVITLKIDERIQSRGFGFVKFKREKDMISAKEAHHVYVLGKRVEIKDAVARPSLPELERATSFRHHVRESPRVTHSELEDEQAEQYNFGKRRPMPEKHLPSWFFIFRRWLPGFLMEATERYGEKYPLCSVKTDFRSCCRMELDHSALGYPKLSDFMRSLPGICRMRVVPVGNGPATHMVLLPPLSRPKYVPLLEPYSFDHDELPESVSDHHSPRSPLTANITENAPYSTDSPQGDACSETNVQSQHDDECSRSNGESLPDGDSTSNCSLLDEVTVSTPKSDLIESPARKPDLIVSGALPGKAEQGPLRRPDLVESAPTKKLDLIESSPPPSPPSKADLVQPGPAGKLHLVESSPPRKAELVEPGPARKIDLNQPRPTTRFVDRPVERPAITPSSCENEMRFSFFHSQWDKYLTPHAKSDYCIICRSCEAAMELVPCLHKICVACMMRCNVRACMTCGTAVSGVKSAPALDAKSRHVGVMECVSDQKCQLMVVCSGADAVVRCSPCMHTIACRGCLLASVTLLKKCTVCDCMIEHFKFGP from the exons ATGGGAGAG AGCTTGAGCGAGGAGGGTGGCGGGACGACGGACAAGATGGGCAAGCAGGACAACGACGTCTCCCGCGCCGTCGTGGAGGACGACACCGCGCTCCTCCTCGCGGCGGTGGACAGCATCAAGAAGGCGGCGCTGGGCCGGCTGCGCAACGGCTCCGACGCCGCCAGGATCCTCGACCAGGACATGTCCAACAGGCTCCTCCACCTCGCCTGCAGGCACGACGCCGCCGAGTGCGCCAGGCTCCTCCTCGACGGGGAGTACGGGATCACGCCGGCCTCCGTCGACGCCAGGGACCCGCTCACGCGGACGCCCCTCCACGTCGCTGCCGAGGGGCACTCCAAGAGGTGCATCCAGCTGCTCCTCTCCAGGAACGCCCGGACGGACGTCAGGCTGCTCGATGGCACACGCCTAGTCGCGCTCGAGGTCGCGCTCATGAGCAGAAG GGTTCAAGTTGATTGGTCACAGGACAACTCGGTCGAGGATCTTCTTGCTTATCTGCAACAAAAG GATCTGAACGCGGTGAGGCTTCTGGCAGAGAAGACCAGGGAGGTTGGGGAGGTGGCTTACAGATACGCCATGGAGGGGCGTGTCGCTGCACTCGCAATGCTGCTCCTGGTGACTGAGGAAAGGATATCGGCGATGGTGAGCGTGGTGATTGATGGCGTCAGGACAAAGAGATCAATCTACAACTCTGTTGTGGACGAGGTTCTGTCGATTGGAGAGGCTTCAGCTAGAGAAGGCAATGAAATGAGGAGGAAAGCCTTGCTCTGTGAGATTCAGCTGCTTAACCAATTTGGGGCCACAGTGTGGAGGGACCGAAAAGTTGACAGGAGAAGCTTGCCCCCTCTACTTAGGGCTGCAAAG GCCGGAGATATGAATGTCACAAAGATGCTTCTGATGGGGGATGTTGATGTCAATGAAACCGACCCCGAAGGAAACACAGCACTTCACTGGTGCCTTAGTAGTAGCTCAAGCACACAGGAGCCAAG GATTGTGTGGCTCCTGCAGAAGAATGGTGCCAGAGTTTTCCAGGGGAACAAACTAGGTCTCACACCAGTGCACAGCGCTGCAGCTAAGGGCAATTACAAGGCTCTTCAG TCACTTCTGCTTCATGCACAAGATTGCGTTGATATACCTTCCAAGACCAAAGAAACCCCATTATTCCTTGCAGTGAAAAATGGTTCTTTGAGCTGTGTACGACTTCTTTTGCGTTATGGGGCTAACCCCAAAGCCCAGAACCTACG AAAGCAAAGACCAATAGACGTGGCGACATCCCAGGACATGCGGTTCCTTCTCAACTCCGCAAATGTTGTACCAA TGAACCATGGCTCAATGGAAAAGAACCATGCAATGAAAAAAGAAAGGCACAAAGAGCTTCTGGATGATGATTTCGATGATTGTGACAACGACGATTATTATGAAAG CTATGTTGTGCCAAAGGCGTCAGTAGGTCACCGGGATTTTCGGGTTAAAAGTAAGGGCCACAGTACCCCGAAAGAAGGCCCCAAATTATCTCGG CATAATGATCATTGGGAGAAGCATGACTACACTCGCAAAATCTTTGTTGGGGGTCTCCCGCTTTCAGTAGACGATG CGTACCTTAGCAAATTCTTCAGTACTGAATTCGGACCTGTGGAGGAAGCAATAGTCATTACCTTAAAAATAGACGAGAGGATACAGTCCCGAGGCTTTGGCTTTGTAAAATTCAAAAGAGAGAAGGATATGATTAGTGCAAAGGAAGCTCATCATGTCTATGTGCTTGGGAAGAGAGTGGAGATAAAGGATGCTGTTGCTAGACCGTCCCTGCCTGAACTCGAAAGAGCAACTTCCTTCAGGCACCATGTACGTGAGTCCCCAAGAGTGACTCATAGTGAGCTGGAGGATGAACAAGCTGAGCAATATAACTTTGGAAAACGGCGGCCAATGCCAGAGAAGCACCTCCCGTCTTGGTTCTTCATATTCAGGAGGTGGTTGCCAGGATTTCTCATGGAAGCAACCGAGCGATATGGGGAGAAGTACCCATTATGCTCTGTGAAGACTGATTTCAGATCATGTTGCAGAATGGAGCTTGATCATTCTGCCCTTGGCTATCCTAAGCTAAGCGATTTCATGCGCTCCCTCCCTGGCATATGCAGGATGCGTGTAGTCCCTGTAGGAAATGGCCCTGCAACACATATGGTCCTTCTGCCACCCCTCTCAAGGCCAAAGTATGTACCCTTGCTGGAGCCTTACTCGTTTGATCATGACGAGCTCCCAGAATCAGTGTCAGATCATCACTCTCCAAGATCACCACTTACCGCCAATATCACTGAGAATGCTCCTTATAGCACTGACAGTCCACAGGGTGATGCATGCAGCGAGACCAATGTCCAGAGCCAGCATGATGATGAGTGTAGCAGAAGCAATGGCGAAAGCCTGCCGGATGGTGATTCCACCTCCAATTGTAGCTTACTTGATGAGGTTACTGTGAGCACACCAAAGTCTGATTTGATCGAGTCACCTGCAAGAAAGCCTGATTTGATCGTGTCTGGAGCTCTTCCTGGAAAAGCCGAACAAGGACCGTTAAGGAGGCCTGATTTGGTCGAGTCTGCACCTACAAAGAAACTCGATTTGATTGAGTCcagtcctcctccttctcctcctagCAAGGCTGATTTGGTTCAGCCTGGGCCTGCAGGGAAGCTTCATTTGGTTGAGTCCAGTCCTCCTAGGAAGGCTGAATTGGTTGAGCCGGGACCAGCAAGGAAGATTGATTTGAATCAACCCAGACCAACAACACGCTTTGTTGATCGTCCTGTTGAAAGGCCAGCAATCACTCCAAGCAGCTGCGAGAATGAAATGAGATTCTCCTTCTTCCACTCACAGTGGGACAAGTACCTA ACTCCACATGCCAAGAGTGACTACTGCATCATATGCCGCTCCTGTGAGGCCGCGATGGAGCTTGTCCCGTGCCTCCATAAGATATGTGTTGCCTGCATGATGAGGTGCAATGTCAGGGCATGCATGACCTGTGGCACTGCTGTAAGTGGAGTCAAGTCTGCCCCGGCGCTGGACGCAAAATCCCGACACGTG GGAGTCATGGAGTGCGTCTCGGATCAAAAGTGCCAGTTGATGGTTGTCTGCAGTGGAGCTGATGCAGTTGTGAGATGCTCCCCCTGCATGCACACCATAGCTTGCCGAGGCTGCCTCCTGGCCTCGGTGACACTGCTCAAGAAGTGCACTGTCTGTGACTGCATGATTGAGCACTTCAAGTTTGGTCCATAA